The region TTTTGAACACTCCTGTCCCTTTTCCAATCCATTTTCCTTATCAGGGATTGTAACAGAAAAATAAAAGGTTGGGAAAAGGTCCCCGCAAGCGGGGTGAAGGGAGGATTACTTGGAGCTGTTTTTCTCCGCGGATGCGGGGCTTTTTGCTTCCGGCTTGCTTTTTTGGACGGGGATTACCTTGGCCCCGCTTTTGGCGGCGGATTTTTTGGGGATGATGATGAGGATGGTGTTATCCTTCTGTGTCGCCTTGATCCCCGAAGTATCGGCATCGTCGGGGAGGGTAAAGCTCTGAACGGAGCTGCTGTTGGCATAGCTGATGATCTTGCCGTAGTTTCCGCTGGTCTTCTCCTCTTTCTTCTGCTCGGTCACTTCCACGGTGAGCATACCGTTCTCCGTAGTAACCTTGACCTTGGAGTTTTTCAGGTCGCTGACTTTGATCTGCAGCTCATAGTGGTCCCCCTTGTCCTGGATGCCGGAGCTCAACACTCCCGAGGAGTGGACTAGGATCGGCATCTTGGCGATGGCAGGGGTCTGGAAGCTCTGCTCGAAATTACGGAACATCGCATCCATCTGCTTGCGCATCAGCTCCATCTGCTTCATCTGCATCTGGAAGATATGGTCCATCTGGGCGAAGGGGTCATTTTGTTGCGCCGCAGCAGGAGCGCTCGTAGTAGCCAAGGGGGCGCTGGCAAATCCGAAGACCGAGGCGGCGGCGAGGCCGCTGAGTAGATACTTGATTCTTTTCATCGTATCTCCTTTCTTAATTTTATTTTCAACATTAAGCTTAGCGACTCAAGGTTAACGAAACTAAAACGGAGTTGAGAATTGAGAATTGAGAATTGAGAATTGAGATAGCTGATAAAAATTACTAGTTGCTAGTTTCTCGGTTTCTCATTACTCATTACTCGGTTGCTCGGTTATTCTGTTACGAATTCTTCGAGGCGATGGACGAAGTAGAGGCCGCCGGCGAGCATAAGGATCGTCAGGATATAGAGGAAGGTGTAGCCGAAATATTCGAGGATGAATCCCCCCGGAATGGAGAAAAAAAGCCCTACGGAGACGATGGTGGATTGGATGGCGACATAGACAGGGCGCTTCTCTTCGGGGGCGATCTCCAGGACCAGGTTCATATCGGCGTTGCGGAAGCCGTCGATACCGATGCCGAAGAGGAGGAAGATAAGGCCGTAAGTCCAGACATTGTTGGCGAAGAGGGCGAGGAGAAATGCGGCGATCATCAGGCCGTAGGCGGTTTGAAGCATCCGCACATAGCGCCCGGAGAAGCGCTTCCAGAGAAAGAAATTACCCAGGACACTACCGAACATCTGAACGGTGATGAAACTTCCCACGATCCAGCC is a window of Nitratifractor salsuginis DSM 16511 DNA encoding:
- a CDS encoding Hsp20 family protein, with amino-acid sequence MKRIKYLLSGLAAASVFGFASAPLATTSAPAAAQQNDPFAQMDHIFQMQMKQMELMRKQMDAMFRNFEQSFQTPAIAKMPILVHSSGVLSSGIQDKGDHYELQIKVSDLKNSKVKVTTENGMLTVEVTEQKKEEKTSGNYGKIISYANSSSVQSFTLPDDADTSGIKATQKDNTILIIIPKKSAAKSGAKVIPVQKSKPEAKSPASAEKNSSK